One part of the Verrucomicrobiota bacterium genome encodes these proteins:
- a CDS encoding ThuA domain-containing protein, whose amino-acid sequence MKLPFRLAILFSSFTLSAANSPDNPKPLPELSPANLQKITAALPTASASLKKPRKILVFYKCEGFVHGDGIITGNQALQLLGQKTGAWTAEFSNVYTSLDAANLAQYDAIVLNNTTRLKIPTEYKAGFLNFVKQGKGIVGIHSATDNFYDWPEAAAMLGGVFNSHPWGGGGTWAFKLDEPGHLLNQAFGGKNFKLKDEVYQFKDPYTRADRRVLLTLDLSDPATGAAKNMKREDKDFAVAWIKNYGAGRVFFSNLGHAGNVFMEPAVLKFYLDGIQWALGDLDADATPNK is encoded by the coding sequence ATGAAGCTGCCATTCAGGCTCGCAATACTGTTCTCCTCGTTCACGCTGAGCGCCGCGAACTCTCCGGACAATCCCAAACCATTGCCCGAGCTGTCGCCTGCCAATCTGCAAAAAATCACGGCAGCCTTGCCCACCGCCAGTGCCAGCCTGAAAAAGCCCCGGAAAATCCTGGTGTTTTACAAATGCGAGGGGTTTGTGCATGGGGATGGCATCATTACGGGTAACCAGGCTTTACAACTCCTGGGCCAAAAAACCGGCGCGTGGACCGCCGAGTTCAGCAATGTTTACACCTCCTTGGATGCCGCCAACCTCGCCCAATACGACGCCATTGTGTTGAATAACACCACGCGGCTGAAGATTCCCACTGAATACAAGGCCGGGTTCCTGAATTTTGTCAAACAAGGCAAAGGCATCGTGGGCATCCATTCCGCCACTGATAATTTTTATGACTGGCCGGAAGCGGCCGCGATGCTGGGCGGCGTTTTCAACAGTCATCCTTGGGGTGGCGGCGGCACTTGGGCCTTCAAATTGGACGAGCCCGGCCATCTATTAAACCAGGCGTTTGGCGGCAAGAACTTCAAACTCAAGGATGAGGTCTATCAGTTCAAAGACCCGTACACGCGCGCCGACCGCCGCGTATTGTTGACTCTGGACCTTTCCGATCCCGCCACCGGCGCGGCAAAAAACATGAAGCGCGAGGACAAGGATTTTGCGGTGGCCTGGATCAAGAACTACGGTGCCGGGCGGGTGTTCTTTTCCAATCTCGGCCATGCCGGCAATGTCTTCATGGAGCCTGCTGTGCTCAAGTTCTATCTGGACGGCATCCAGTGGGCACTCGGCGATTTAGACGCGGACGCCACCCCGAATAAATAA
- a CDS encoding DEAD/DEAH box helicase has protein sequence MTTKLFSELGISPEVLKAIDKLGFEQAAPIQAEAIPALMQGRDVVGQSQTGSGKTAAFAVPAIEKVDPQLRAVQALILCPTRELAVQVSEEVHKLACFKRGVMALPIYGGQSYDRQFYGLRQGAQIVIGTPGRIMDHMTRGTLRLDQVKLVVLDEADVMLDMGFRDDIEFILKAVPTTRQTVFFSATMPRAIQELIQKYARDPQNIRIEQKTVTVSTVEQVYYEVDRRFKVELITRLIDLHNLKLGIIFCNTKRMVDDLVDHLNAQGYSADRLHGDMSQAMRDRVMNKFRKSGLEFLVATDVAARGIDVNDVEVVFNYDLPYDVEDYVHRIGRTGRAGRSGLAISFVGGREVFQIQNIERFTRMRIQRARVPTLDQVEEAKAGAVLHQIREVLAGGEYRQQEHLVELLLEEGFASTDVASALLHLLQAGDTPEPPARRTPADLSHLNREPADRPAQEPARSRLAPESRDARPPQKLPVAQPPPAPQVKPTPRPAVPVAKPAPALPAPVAKPVPATSAPVAKPATITPAVITTVIPVVESAIAKPAPTPIPKSAPPIPRSTIRNPQSPDPFRSPKHSRRTPEGHIRLYMNVGKEMGVAAQDVLASIQGETGLPATVVGTIDLRERHLFVDVAADHAKGIIAKLNRANLKGNKLKVKEA, from the coding sequence ATGACAACCAAACTTTTTTCCGAGCTAGGCATTTCTCCCGAGGTGCTCAAAGCCATTGATAAACTCGGGTTTGAACAAGCCGCGCCTATCCAGGCGGAAGCCATCCCCGCCCTGATGCAAGGGCGCGATGTCGTCGGCCAATCGCAGACTGGCTCCGGCAAGACAGCGGCGTTTGCCGTGCCCGCCATTGAAAAGGTGGATCCCCAGTTGCGCGCGGTGCAGGCGCTGATCCTGTGCCCAACCCGCGAATTGGCGGTGCAAGTCTCCGAAGAGGTTCACAAGCTGGCCTGCTTCAAGCGCGGCGTCATGGCGCTGCCCATTTATGGCGGACAATCGTATGACCGCCAGTTTTACGGCCTTCGCCAGGGGGCGCAAATCGTCATCGGCACGCCGGGCCGTATCATGGATCACATGACCCGGGGCACGTTGCGGCTCGATCAAGTGAAGTTGGTGGTGCTGGATGAAGCGGACGTGATGCTTGACATGGGCTTTCGCGACGACATTGAGTTCATCCTGAAAGCCGTTCCAACCACCCGGCAGACGGTTTTCTTCTCCGCCACCATGCCGCGCGCCATTCAGGAGTTGATTCAAAAATACGCACGCGACCCCCAGAATATTCGCATCGAGCAAAAAACCGTCACCGTCTCCACAGTGGAGCAGGTGTATTACGAGGTGGACCGGCGGTTCAAAGTCGAGTTGATCACCCGTTTGATTGATCTGCACAACCTCAAGCTCGGCATTATTTTCTGCAACACCAAGCGGATGGTGGATGATTTGGTGGACCATTTGAACGCGCAGGGGTATTCCGCCGATCGTCTGCATGGCGACATGAGCCAGGCCATGCGCGACCGGGTCATGAATAAATTCCGCAAATCGGGGTTGGAATTTCTGGTGGCAACCGACGTGGCCGCCCGGGGCATTGACGTCAACGATGTGGAAGTGGTGTTTAATTACGACCTTCCTTACGACGTGGAAGATTATGTTCACCGCATTGGCCGCACGGGGCGCGCCGGGCGCAGTGGCCTGGCCATTTCCTTCGTCGGCGGGCGGGAAGTATTCCAGATCCAGAATATCGAACGCTTTACCCGCATGCGCATCCAGCGCGCCAGGGTTCCCACTCTGGACCAAGTCGAGGAAGCCAAGGCGGGCGCGGTGCTGCATCAAATCCGCGAAGTGCTGGCCGGCGGCGAATATCGCCAGCAGGAGCACCTCGTCGAGTTATTGCTCGAAGAAGGTTTTGCCTCCACCGACGTGGCCTCCGCGTTGCTGCACTTGCTGCAAGCCGGCGACACCCCGGAACCGCCGGCGCGCCGAACCCCCGCCGACCTCAGCCATCTGAATCGCGAGCCCGCTGACCGTCCGGCGCAAGAACCCGCCCGGTCCCGGCTGGCCCCGGAATCCCGCGACGCCCGGCCACCCCAGAAACTGCCCGTCGCCCAGCCACCGCCCGCGCCCCAAGTAAAGCCCACCCCGAGACCTGCGGTCCCGGTGGCCAAGCCCGCGCCGGCACTCCCCGCCCCGGTGGCCAAACCGGTCCCGGCAACATCCGCGCCCGTGGCCAAGCCCGCAACTATTACCCCCGCAGTTATAACTACGGTTATACCCGTAGTTGAATCTGCCATCGCCAAACCTGCCCCCACCCCCATTCCGAAATCCGCACCTCCCATTCCGCGATCCACAATCCGCAATCCGCAATCCCCCGATCCCTTCCGTTCCCCAAAACACAGTCGGCGCACCCCGGAAGGCCATATCCGCCTCTACATGAATGTGGGCAAAGAAATGGGCGTGGCGGCCCAGGATGTCCTGGCCTCCATTCAAGGCGAAACCGGCCTGCCCGCAACCGTCGTAGGTACCATTGACTTGCGTGAACGGCATCTATTTGTGGATGTCGCCGCCGATCACGCGAAAGGTATTATCGCCAAATTGAATCGTGCCAACCTCAAAGGGAACAAGCTCAAGGTGAAGGAAGCGTGA